Genomic segment of Salvia hispanica cultivar TCC Black 2014 chromosome 2, UniMelb_Shisp_WGS_1.0, whole genome shotgun sequence:
ttttattattttgatattgtaaataaactaaatgaaataataaataatatcattatataagattaaaaattaaaatgtattgtatatatatctCAGTTTTATGACCGATGTAGTATTGCTATGTTGTAGATCATATAAGGAATGTGAATTCcataatggaaaaaaaaaaaaaaattatggaagAAAATCCAGTAATGGAAAAAGATAGTCAATGAAAAAGTGGATAAGAAGCTACCAAATGAGAGCTCGTTGTTGATATCaacatcttttttttagtCCCACTCACTCATTATTTACATCTCCTTATCATCTGTCTCTCCAAGGATCGCGCCCTAGCTGCCAATGATCCGACTTGTTAAAATTGCAGCGCAAGTCTTTGCTTAAAATCTATATTCTCAACTCTTACATAGATCCGATGAGTTAAGGTAGGCGTACAACTCTACAAATATGATAGCATGTCCCCCGTCCATGAGGTCTATACATCAACTTAAAAGAGAAGTACCTCTCTTTcctattgctttctttttttgcAAATAAATTCCAATTCTGGAGACTGCATTCTCACGGTTGTGAATGTTCGGTATTTATATaccaaaatttatgtattttaactgaaactttttatataaaatttgaattaaactAATGCACTTTTAAAGCTCTTTGAATAATATAAGAAAGCATCGATATTAAAACttgatttcatttcaaattctaaCTTCAAAcatcaatagaaaaaaaaagcataacTACAGTTACAAACCACATTTATAATCCaacaaatttatgttttatgaatataattgacaatcaatttaataaaccGTTATAATCATATTTACGACACAACGAACCTTCTTCTCATGAAAATAccaatcaatttatatattactaatgATTAATAATCATGATAAATGACCCGTTacaaatcatatttattatgaattcagttttttataagaatacaaatttaaaatgtacccatgattcataaatatttacattttgcTCTCAAAACTCGGGTTttgtatatgtatagatagatatgTGGTAGGGTGAAATTTGTTGGAACTTGTGCCAACCTAATTAGTAGGTGAGGCAGGCCCATTTTGTGAAGCCCAATTCCTAGATAAGAATTCAATTAGTTCTATCGTCTTCTCCACAGCAGATTTAGCGCACATCAGTTAGCCAGTGACTGGAGACAGGAGACTTGGCACTGTGGGGTCGGTACTCGGTAGTTGAAGGAGGGTGATATCCGGTGATTCTCCGGTGATGATGGTGGGGTCAGCCGACCCCATCCGACCccacctggatccgccactgcgtaacacgagttttaatgtataattagttaagtaagagagatgagaaataAGTAAGGGAGaagtagtattagtggattgtgtatccacattattagtagtattttaatgcttaaaactttatatatatataaattggtCTAATTCTGGTGGACGACCCGTAATGGTAAaactagtaggagtatattttttgtgaaggGGGTGTATTTTACCTtctgaataaattttatttaattaattatttctatagAGATTTTGATTTAGACACACctatttaacttttaattagtaaaatagaGCCTTAATATAACAAGTCTTCTGCTGTAAATCCCTACATTGTAATCATGATTTAGtacttttcaaaaatggaagGGTGACGTTTTTATAGaacaaactaaataaaattagatatcTTTTACGAGATTCGCAATATGAAGGGTAGATGATATTGTaagttttttatgttttagtgATTAAGGTTTTTATGTAGTATACGAAagaattttagttatattgcGCTCaatttgtagtagtactaaatgaTTGTCAATATTCTAAATCTCTGTTCTAAGTATgaatcacaatttaatttaactgtttctactcattttatttttataaaaataagaattatattttacttattttttcatctatttttaacattattttgtgaaattccCATTCACATTTACAGtaatatatttcctttttctgaaTATTCATTCTAATTGGTAGTACTTTCtagtttatataaaaaaaatataattaattttactttattctcttcattttAAATGTACAATATTAGTCTCTTCATTTTgaatgtataatattattatacttttctattttataaaaataaaactgttaaatgagataaattttaatacaaatttaataaaataaaagaatattaaaataatagataaagttagagagaaaaaataaattccttttGTTTCATCGAAGATATtcatgtttcttttttaagtTTGTCTCACTCAAGATATCCATCTACTTATTTTATCTAACAATTCCTCCAAAAATCCTACGCTACTCAAATATGTAGATATTTTGAGTAGGACAAAGGAagtacacaaaaaataaacaaagttATAAacggcacaaattttaatgcacaattggtaaagtaagagagtaggagaaaaagtggtgaaagtaatgttagtggattatggaatctatatttagaatgatgtgtagtggttaatatttatctaaaactttttatttttagagttagatatattttggtgaatatccaaaaatagaaaatttagcttttttttttttttttttttttatacgaGGGAGTATCAGGTACCCCCTACAACTGGCATTAAATGTCACATATTCCATCAAATTTATAAgtcattttactttataaaatcaaataatttcttaaaatttatgtcatcAAATATGTGATACTCCCCcgtcttagttttatagtcacattttgtcataaaagtccgtctcacatttatagtcacatttagaattttccatatttggacataaagtTTTACCctattattcactaaaattacacccaaaaaatgtcattatcaacacaaaaataaaccgaaataaaaataaaaaaccaaaaagtcaaaaagggacgcaccttcaaccaactcacttcatttattacacactccaccatctcactttatttattacacactccattatttcaattcattaattacacactctaccaatttattaaaatccgtgtcataACTAAACGTGACTATAAATCTGAGACGGAATGAGTATTTAATAGCGGACTGAGAGAATAGTAAAATAGATGGTCTTGTTTTACTCGACTGATGTTTCAAGATAACCGTATTTACCGAGACAAAATGTTTTCAATTCAATCCTAATTAGGAATTCCCCTGAAACACCGAAGTAGATGAACGGCCTAAATCCTGCCGCCGTTTCCGGCGATCGTATCAAGCTCAACGTTGGAGGCAAGCTATTCGAAACCACCGTCTCCACTCTCCGCTCCGGCGGACCGGATTCTCTTCTATACGCGCTCTCAAACCGGTCTGCTCACGATCCGGTTTTCATTGACCGTGACCCGGAGATCTTCTCCgtcctcctctctctcctccgCTCGAATCGACTCCCCTCCACCGCCAAGCGCTTCTCCAACCAAGAGCTCATCGACGAGGCACTCTACTTCGGCATTGAGTCGCATCTCAGATCCGCCCTAGCTCCCACCCGACTAAACGGAATTGACGCCTCCTTACTAACCACTCTCAAACCCTCCTCCGACGGCGTCGTTTCGGATTTCAACGCGGTTGAATCGGACGGATCGCTTTGGGCGGCCCACGGCGGCCAGATCACGGTCTACGATTGGAATCTCAGCCACACGGCGACGGCGCGGACGCATTTCGATTCCATTAATTCAGTGAAGAGGATCCAATCTGATATCGCCGCAATCGGATCTCTCCACGGACCCGGATTGCATTTCTACAATATGGCAAATGGGCGCCGAGTCCACTCAATCGACTGGGTCGACCCGTCCGATGTGAGGGTTTATAAAGCCCGAGTCCACGCGATTACCGACTCGGTCGACTCGGTGTTCGCTTCCTACGATTGCCACCACGGAGAGAATTGCGTGCTGATGATTGATAAATCGACGATGGAGATATCGTCGGAAATCGGGAGGATGCCGGGAAATTCCGCCAAATATATGGTTCCGACGAAGCTAACGTATGTTTCCGATTTAGGTGTTTTGGTGGGAAGCTCCATTGCATCAGGGGCATTTGGGTATGCGGGTTATATCCGGCTGTGGGACCCGAGAACCCGGGATGTTGTCTGGGAGACCTTTGAGCCTGGGTCGGGTCGGAGCAGCCGGTTTGGGGATTCTTTGGCGGATGTGGATGTTGATTTGGATGAGTTGGCATTGTTCAAAATTTGCTCGAAATCGGGAGATTTAGCCATGGCCGATTTGCGGAAGTTGACGGACGATCCGTGGCTGTATCTGAAAGAGAAGAATTCGAGCTTGAGGGATGTGGGGAGGAGCGGTGGTGGAAGTTTTGCAATACATTGTTACCGGAAGCAAGCGTTTGTGGGGAGAGACGGGGAGTTGGAGGTGTGGTCGAGAGTAGAGGAGACTGTGGACGAAGAGATGTATAGGAGGAATTACATTGATAAAGTCGAGGATTCGGAGCGAGGGGTGATCAAGAAAATCGAGGGTGGTGGGGATAGGCTTTTTGTGACTAGAGAAGATGTTGAAGGGATTGAGGTTTGGCAAAGTTGTTACAACTCAGGTGTCGCCTCAGCTTCGTGAAGAGGATGTTTTGCTTGGAGGTATTATGTACTCGTTTAAACTAATATTTGCAATTGTATTATAATGAAACATATCTAGTTTTGTTGAAAAATGTGATGgaagttttgatatttttggacCTTTTTTAATAGCAAACTGATTAGTTGCATTGTGATACATTGCATTAGATTCACCATTTATACATAGGAGTAGTAGTAAGGAGCAAGCATAGGATGACTGATATGAACTAGAGAAACAGCAGCCAACAAtctcaaataaatttatacattCATAATGATATTTGGGGGTGTTAATTAGAGTGTAGCTTCATCCTGCCTGCTTTTTTGGAGCTAATCACGTCAGTGGCGATGGGCATCTTGAGAGAGACATCCTTGGTGTTCTTCTAATTCTAAAGATGAATTATCCCAAGATTAAAGGGTCATTAATCAGTGAGTTTCCTCTCGTTCTACATGccattttgtgaaattaaaatccattttttcCAACCTTTTCCGATGGTTTGCCTAAATTCGTAAGAGGTTAACGACAAATTTGGTCTCTGGTGAATGCATCTTTGGGTTGGTTTTAATTCAATTGAtgtactactttttttctccttttcactttaagggaaaaattgattattagTATTTACTCGTATTATTTAATCTCATTTCTTTCTCTTGTCTTATTGCTATATTATTATCCTcctatttctctattttagcATCtgctttaaaataaaaataatattaaatctccTTCAAGGAATAACTTTTTTATAGTTTGAAACTTGTATACTTTTATgtagtttaaattttatacataGATGATTTCATGGTGAGggacaaaattatatactttactaattttctttataaccCATGCCGTCCACCGATGGACTATTTTTGGTGGACCAAAGGAGTAAGAAAAATCATCCTACTACTACCCATGCCGTAAACAACCATTTTATTGTCTAATTAAATACATTCTCttgttattaattactaaaatatgtGTTTGAGTTTATTATGTCAAAGGCATGTGTGAAGCGAAGATCAATGAGATGAGTGGCTAAACACCTTTCACAGTCATAGAAGACTGCTACTCTTGCTTTTGATGATTTCCcacttctctcttttttaacTTGAGCATCATAATTGAATGGTCTTTGAAGCTGTGCCTTGATTAATATATGTAGCTAAGAGCATCGATAAAGTGGACTTTTGGGAGGCACTTCACCACTCGGAGGGGTGCGGTGCACCTCCCATTGCAGGCTGGTGCCTGGTGGGGTTTCGAGGGAGGGGGAATAGGTACCCTTTGTGGATGCAATTCTGCACCAtacgattaaaaaaaaaaagtcgaATGCATATtggaaatattaataattatctttataatataaatatttacttttttggtgtataattaatctaatttttaggaaatttaatttttaatatatataattttcaaactttatAAATGCCAACACATTTCActgtataattttaatcattattaattgaataattttgttatttataatgttatttaattttataaagtggatggtaatttaaaaaatgaaaatttcaaatttaatattaatattatttgaatagaGGTATGACTTGTAGGAGTTGTGGTCGATCTAAAATTTGAGGGAGGTATAGGGAGAGGTATCTGCTATGAATGATGACCTAAGATGCATTGCGATTGAAATATTGAATCAGTTTACTTTTTCgaattatcataaatggttGTGTCCATTTTTGCATAAATTTAACACGTAAAATTCCCAAAATCAGAAAGTTGCATGATGTCGGCCTGTGTTATAATCTGTTAAAAGTGTATTAATAAATCAGATTAGAATTCCTTTCGAAACTTCCTAGTTACtaatcacaattcacaagCAGCACGGTTGCGGCGCACAGTGTTGACGCGGGATGAAGAAAGCATCtacttcaaaaattaaatattgattaaactATTGTTGTATatagatcttcaaaatatttcCTAGAATTTTCCCTCGACAACTTGTAGATTTTCAGGAATCTCAATCAAGCTCTTTAGCAATCATTAAATTACTATTGAGTGTGAGATTTTAGTGCATcgaaattttctttctttcacGTCTGGTTGGAACTAAACTTGCAATTTCCGCGTTAGGTGGCgtctacttttttattagctATAGTTGACTTTGACCAgagtaatttataaaagtcAACTCTTTGCCTCTTGATATATGTTTTCTTCAACTTAAtgtatactactactatatatgtgTTCGTCTCTATTGAAAAAGTGAGAAGAAACTCAAACCAATGGCAACAGTTGCAAGAGTAATAGGTGAGAATTGATTTGTAATGATCATAATGTGAGTAGATACCTTTTGTGTGAAATCAGAAATGAGAATATATGAACAAATTCATGAAATCCATCTAACTGAGATGGACAAATCAGTAGTTGGAGGCTGGTTGTTCATATGTAATATCAACATGTTCAATAATcccatatttacttttttcttatgtACAACTCTTGCAGTTCTGCTATGGGTAGACATATTGGCCATGTACGCCATGTACATGATGATGGCATACTTAACCAACGTATGGAAGCTCGGTTTCACACG
This window contains:
- the LOC125206088 gene encoding protein ENDOPLASMIC RETICULUM-ARRESTED PEN3, with product MNGLNPAAVSGDRIKLNVGGKLFETTVSTLRSGGPDSLLYALSNRSAHDPVFIDRDPEIFSVLLSLLRSNRLPSTAKRFSNQELIDEALYFGIESHLRSALAPTRLNGIDASLLTTLKPSSDGVVSDFNAVESDGSLWAAHGGQITVYDWNLSHTATARTHFDSINSVKRIQSDIAAIGSLHGPGLHFYNMANGRRVHSIDWVDPSDVRVYKARVHAITDSVDSVFASYDCHHGENCVLMIDKSTMEISSEIGRMPGNSAKYMVPTKLTYVSDLGVLVGSSIASGAFGYAGYIRLWDPRTRDVVWETFEPGSGRSSRFGDSLADVDVDLDELALFKICSKSGDLAMADLRKLTDDPWLYLKEKNSSLRDVGRSGGGSFAIHCYRKQAFVGRDGELEVWSRVEETVDEEMYRRNYIDKVEDSERGVIKKIEGGGDRLFVTREDVEGIEVWQSCYNSGVASAS